A region from the Oncorhynchus tshawytscha isolate Ot180627B linkage group LG26, Otsh_v2.0, whole genome shotgun sequence genome encodes:
- the LOC112231472 gene encoding interleukin-1 receptor type 2 isoform X3, whose protein sequence is MDSSMDWSQRLQLLLFSLLCLTGNSKAVGELCEDKGRETEWVFSVSGDAAMLTSTLLDLNGFNYHSIPYNISWYYLRTGTELTRKTGKTLVRGKTLWIFNIMMEDAGDYECVVRLPSECYKKVALLIVNHTNPEECGRPEKAQQVLTNTATSFLNCPLSEHIREVDNYSIQWYKGCEPIVEDDPLWNRFSYVSHSAVELLRVEVVTLEDHAFYTCTMTFNLEGLSGRISETINSMVDVEYCLEPKVVEPANEIIKADLGSSFSKMCRVFVPSVGNKHCANLNWIARDNSISKIVSERVFQESQRGNFSEEKEGVWLERNLNFLTVEEEDFSIHYTCKVSSDRGSPSASFTLQPTDPNYLFPIGVLLITLVLVFTVSVVIYHCFKIDIMLSLRRMFPLLHTNTVADSDGKLYDAYVAYPCVQKDEVPREEQPVELVMGLMGFGEDSDRHKEEIC, encoded by the exons CTATGGATTGGAGTCAGAGGTTGCAGCTCTTGCTCTTCTCACTCCTCTGTCTCACTGGCAACTCCAAGGCAGTAGGAG AGCTCTGTGAGGACAAAGGACGAGAGACTGAGTGGGTCTTTTCAGTTTCCGGTGATGCTGCCATGTTGACATCCACCCTGTTGGACCTCAATGGGTTCAACTACCACAGCATCCCCTATAACATCTCATGGTATTACCTAAGGACTGGGACAGAGCTGACCAGGAAGACAGGAAAGACTCTGGTGCGGGGGAAGACACTTTGGATTTTTAACATCATGATGGAAGATGCTGGAGACTATGAGTGTGTTGTGAG ACTACCTTCTGAGTGCTACAAGAAGGTTGCCTTACTGATTGTGAACCACACCAACCCAGAAGAATGCGGTCGACCAGAAAAGGCCCAACAGGTCCTGACCAACACAGCCACCTCTTTCCTGAACTGCCCATTGAGTGAGCATATCAGGGAAGTAGACAACTACTCCATCCAGTGGTACAAG GGCTGTGAACCCATTGTGGAAGATGATCCCTTGTGGAACAGGTTTAGTTATGTCAGTCACAGTGCTGTGGAGTTACTCCGAGTAGAAGTGGTCACCCTTGAGGACCATGCGTTCTACACCTGCACCATGACCTTTAACTTGGAAGGGCTCAGCGGCAGGATCTCAGAGACCATCAACAGTATGGTGGACG TGGAGTATTGCCTGGAGCCCAAAGTGGTTGAACCTGCCAATGAGATCATCAAAGCAGATTTGG GTTCTTCCTTCAGTAAGATGTGTCGGGTGTTTGTCCCGAGTGTGGGGAATAAACATTGTGCAAATTTGAATTGGATAGCGCGAGATAACTCAATTTCCAAAATTGTCTCAGAGCGCGTCTTTCAGGAATCACAAAG GGGGAACTTTTCTGAAGAGAAGGAGGGTGTATGGTTGGAGCGTAATTTGAATTTCTTGACGGTGGAAGAGGAAGACTTTTCCATCCATTACACGTGTAAGGTTTCCAGCGACAGAGGCAGTCCTTCTGCCTCCTTCACACTACAGCCTACAG ATCCAAACTATCTGTTCCCTATTGGGGTACTACTGATCACTCTGGTATTGGTGTTTACTGTTAGTGTTGTTATTTACCATTGCTTCAAGATCGACATCATGCTGTCTCTCAGGAGGATGTTCCCGCTtctccacacaaacacag TGGCAGACTCTGATGGGAAGCTGTATGATGCGTACGTGGCTTACCCCTGCGTGCAGAAAGACGAGGTGCCCAGAGAAGAACAGCCTGTTGAACTTGTGATGGGATTGATGGGCTTTGGAGAGGACAGTGATAGACATAAGGAGGAAATATGTTGA
- the LOC112231472 gene encoding interleukin-1 receptor type 2 isoform X1 yields the protein MDSSMDWSQRLQLLLFSLLCLTGNSKAVGDSLFAELCEDKGRETEWVFSVSGDAAMLTSTLLDLNGFNYHSIPYNISWYYLRTGTELTRKTGKTLVRGKTLWIFNIMMEDAGDYECVVRLPSECYKKVALLIVNHTNPEECGRPEKAQQVLTNTATSFLNCPLSEHIREVDNYSIQWYKGCEPIVEDDPLWNRFSYVSHSAVELLRVEVVTLEDHAFYTCTMTFNLEGLSGRISETINSMVDVEYCLEPKVVEPANEIIKADLGSSFSKMCRVFVPSVGNKHCANLNWIARDNSISKIVSERVFQESQRGNFSEEKEGVWLERNLNFLTVEEEDFSIHYTCKVSSDRGSPSASFTLQPTDPNYLFPIGVLLITLVLVFTVSVVIYHCFKIDIMLSLRRMFPLLHTNTVADSDGKLYDAYVAYPCVQKDEVPREEQPVELVMGLMGFGEDSDRHKEEIC from the exons CTATGGATTGGAGTCAGAGGTTGCAGCTCTTGCTCTTCTCACTCCTCTGTCTCACTGGCAACTCCAAGGCAGTAGGAG ACTCTTTGTTTGCAGAGCTCTGTGAGGACAAAGGACGAGAGACTGAGTGGGTCTTTTCAGTTTCCGGTGATGCTGCCATGTTGACATCCACCCTGTTGGACCTCAATGGGTTCAACTACCACAGCATCCCCTATAACATCTCATGGTATTACCTAAGGACTGGGACAGAGCTGACCAGGAAGACAGGAAAGACTCTGGTGCGGGGGAAGACACTTTGGATTTTTAACATCATGATGGAAGATGCTGGAGACTATGAGTGTGTTGTGAG ACTACCTTCTGAGTGCTACAAGAAGGTTGCCTTACTGATTGTGAACCACACCAACCCAGAAGAATGCGGTCGACCAGAAAAGGCCCAACAGGTCCTGACCAACACAGCCACCTCTTTCCTGAACTGCCCATTGAGTGAGCATATCAGGGAAGTAGACAACTACTCCATCCAGTGGTACAAG GGCTGTGAACCCATTGTGGAAGATGATCCCTTGTGGAACAGGTTTAGTTATGTCAGTCACAGTGCTGTGGAGTTACTCCGAGTAGAAGTGGTCACCCTTGAGGACCATGCGTTCTACACCTGCACCATGACCTTTAACTTGGAAGGGCTCAGCGGCAGGATCTCAGAGACCATCAACAGTATGGTGGACG TGGAGTATTGCCTGGAGCCCAAAGTGGTTGAACCTGCCAATGAGATCATCAAAGCAGATTTGG GTTCTTCCTTCAGTAAGATGTGTCGGGTGTTTGTCCCGAGTGTGGGGAATAAACATTGTGCAAATTTGAATTGGATAGCGCGAGATAACTCAATTTCCAAAATTGTCTCAGAGCGCGTCTTTCAGGAATCACAAAG GGGGAACTTTTCTGAAGAGAAGGAGGGTGTATGGTTGGAGCGTAATTTGAATTTCTTGACGGTGGAAGAGGAAGACTTTTCCATCCATTACACGTGTAAGGTTTCCAGCGACAGAGGCAGTCCTTCTGCCTCCTTCACACTACAGCCTACAG ATCCAAACTATCTGTTCCCTATTGGGGTACTACTGATCACTCTGGTATTGGTGTTTACTGTTAGTGTTGTTATTTACCATTGCTTCAAGATCGACATCATGCTGTCTCTCAGGAGGATGTTCCCGCTtctccacacaaacacag TGGCAGACTCTGATGGGAAGCTGTATGATGCGTACGTGGCTTACCCCTGCGTGCAGAAAGACGAGGTGCCCAGAGAAGAACAGCCTGTTGAACTTGTGATGGGATTGATGGGCTTTGGAGAGGACAGTGATAGACATAAGGAGGAAATATGTTGA
- the LOC112231472 gene encoding interleukin-1 receptor type 2 isoform X2 yields the protein MDSSMDWSQRLQLLLFSLLCLTGNSKAVGDSLFAELCEDKGRETEWVFSVSGDAAMLTSTLLDLNGFNYHSIPYNISWYYLRTGTELTRKTGKTLVRGKTLWIFNIMMEDAGDYECVVRLPSECYKKVALLIVNHTNPEECGRPEKAQQVLTNTATSFLNCPLSEHIREVDNYSIQWYKGCEPIVEDDPLWNRFSYVSHSAVELLRVEVVTLEDHAFYTCTMTFNLEGLSGRISETINSMVDVEYCLEPKVVEPANEIIKADLGSSFSKMCRVFVPSVGNKHCANLNWIARDNSISKIVSERVFQESQRGNFSEEKEGVWLERNLNFLTVEEEDFSIHYTCKVSSDRGSPSASFTLQPTDPNYLFPIGVLLITLVLVFTVSVVIYHCFKIDIMLSLRRMFPLLHTNTDSDGKLYDAYVAYPCVQKDEVPREEQPVELVMGLMGFGEDSDRHKEEIC from the exons CTATGGATTGGAGTCAGAGGTTGCAGCTCTTGCTCTTCTCACTCCTCTGTCTCACTGGCAACTCCAAGGCAGTAGGAG ACTCTTTGTTTGCAGAGCTCTGTGAGGACAAAGGACGAGAGACTGAGTGGGTCTTTTCAGTTTCCGGTGATGCTGCCATGTTGACATCCACCCTGTTGGACCTCAATGGGTTCAACTACCACAGCATCCCCTATAACATCTCATGGTATTACCTAAGGACTGGGACAGAGCTGACCAGGAAGACAGGAAAGACTCTGGTGCGGGGGAAGACACTTTGGATTTTTAACATCATGATGGAAGATGCTGGAGACTATGAGTGTGTTGTGAG ACTACCTTCTGAGTGCTACAAGAAGGTTGCCTTACTGATTGTGAACCACACCAACCCAGAAGAATGCGGTCGACCAGAAAAGGCCCAACAGGTCCTGACCAACACAGCCACCTCTTTCCTGAACTGCCCATTGAGTGAGCATATCAGGGAAGTAGACAACTACTCCATCCAGTGGTACAAG GGCTGTGAACCCATTGTGGAAGATGATCCCTTGTGGAACAGGTTTAGTTATGTCAGTCACAGTGCTGTGGAGTTACTCCGAGTAGAAGTGGTCACCCTTGAGGACCATGCGTTCTACACCTGCACCATGACCTTTAACTTGGAAGGGCTCAGCGGCAGGATCTCAGAGACCATCAACAGTATGGTGGACG TGGAGTATTGCCTGGAGCCCAAAGTGGTTGAACCTGCCAATGAGATCATCAAAGCAGATTTGG GTTCTTCCTTCAGTAAGATGTGTCGGGTGTTTGTCCCGAGTGTGGGGAATAAACATTGTGCAAATTTGAATTGGATAGCGCGAGATAACTCAATTTCCAAAATTGTCTCAGAGCGCGTCTTTCAGGAATCACAAAG GGGGAACTTTTCTGAAGAGAAGGAGGGTGTATGGTTGGAGCGTAATTTGAATTTCTTGACGGTGGAAGAGGAAGACTTTTCCATCCATTACACGTGTAAGGTTTCCAGCGACAGAGGCAGTCCTTCTGCCTCCTTCACACTACAGCCTACAG ATCCAAACTATCTGTTCCCTATTGGGGTACTACTGATCACTCTGGTATTGGTGTTTACTGTTAGTGTTGTTATTTACCATTGCTTCAAGATCGACATCATGCTGTCTCTCAGGAGGATGTTCCCGCTtctccacacaaacacag ACTCTGATGGGAAGCTGTATGATGCGTACGTGGCTTACCCCTGCGTGCAGAAAGACGAGGTGCCCAGAGAAGAACAGCCTGTTGAACTTGTGATGGGATTGATGGGCTTTGGAGAGGACAGTGATAGACATAAGGAGGAAATATGTTGA